One Cryptomeria japonica chromosome 9, Sugi_1.0, whole genome shotgun sequence genomic window carries:
- the LOC131046593 gene encoding uncharacterized protein LOC131046593, translating to MSTQGGISRKMQMKFNKKKPKLESKIQTKWRKVSDIDFGHVDIEDFKKRTYESDDCLPSPLARKMMRNGIVHAAGFPPAMQCYELMNVDIGPTTKEQEVQELDDSVNAIKERLRREVEKKNKLKEENEQLKGYIQHLVNPINREEAAIAPPLILPRESFKNFEGMKMAAQEAKEWIAEVANKAIKFVEELAQVYD from the coding sequence ATGTCAACTCAAGGAGGAATTTCTCGGAAAATGCagatgaagttcaacaagaagaaaCCGAAGCTCGAATCCAAAATTCAAACAAAGTGGAGGAAAGTCAGTGATATTGACTTTGGCCATGTTGACATTGAAGATTTCAAGAAGAGGACGTACGAGTCAGATGATTGCCTACCTTCACCACTTGCACGTAAGATGATGCGAAACGGAATTGTCCACGCAGCTGGATTCCCTCCAGCAATGCAATGTTATGAGCTAATGAATGTGGACATAGGTCCTACCACAAAGGAACAAGAAGTTCAGGAGTTGGATGATTCAGTCAATGCCATCAAAGAAAGGCTAAGGAGAGAAGTTGAAAAGAAGAACAAACTCAAGGAAGAAAATGAACAACTGAAGGGTTATATCCAGCACTTGGTAAATCCCATCAACAGAGAAGAGGCAGCAATCGCTCCACCTTTGATTCTTCCACGAGAGTCATTTAAAAATTTTGAAGGAATGAAGATGGCAGCCCAAGAGGCTAAGGAATGGATTGCTGAAGTTGCAAATAAGGCCATCAAGTTCGTGGAAGAATTGGCACAAGTCTATGATTAG